One segment of Gasterosteus aculeatus chromosome 3, fGasAcu3.hap1.1, whole genome shotgun sequence DNA contains the following:
- the ankrd12 gene encoding ankyrin repeat domain-containing protein 12 isoform X3, producing MYAEKDVPDKKKVKKESGGKKSQAPNLLFGYPLSERKQMALLMQMTANSPDSTPSHPSQTTPVQKKVPSSASSRQKDKVNKRNERGETPLHMAAIRGDAKQVKELISLGADVNVKDFAGWTPLHEACNLGYYDVAKVLIAAGAEVNTQGLDDDTPLHDASSSGHKDIVKLLLRHGGNAFQANKRGERPVDVADSQELEKLLKGEVPLSDQDDTSSESEDPLSVNPSSVDDNLEDSDTEKDSDGKPVTKASSSVPGLDEYEFKDEEEEEDLSKALNDRHILRRELRQREKEEKDRNHVAGKPGGKGDSTPKSKKQKSSRVHCSSDTSSDEMESLPDKRSSPTCSQSSESLKAEPRSKKENTEQKDKGKVKRKSKSQNKNKENQEDGKENSKTLVLSLATVSESTDKGREEDSFKMSFSPKDDSSVHLFHLSSIKPPKLNHSLTDKQTPLKQENTKMCISISDSPCPVDGVKYNHYAQADYCTEGSSTKGCKHKEKSKHQQKDSSGDGDDGRLSPDRDGSIGNSVDGSEGALRKTDLDGKVVKKHKLKHKEKDKHRREYEADRSHHRQKEPRKDGHRNLEFDREFWKENFFKSDETDEHLPARKEGDDNSLVHKAADSSPAKDERNAKEKHPAGKEKRPREEREKDKAVKKERKEAAGKEEKLKDSKPSERDERADCLGSGRIPDDLLQSNSMKEETEEKPISGITADQEQLDFSEKGSRDKTDKRFPGKEKDSEKMEKRHPDKEKKVKAEHADKAEVQNSVDRWKEKERTGTISSHSPGDKNYKENEKLKSLSTTKKHEDSRKNKDKFDKRSDRQDREYGAGDHREKERTNSDKKGRSLDKRTDHGRSDRSKEKDCDRKKRDKLKDGTLSSSSNLKSLLEEKKGYLSESVKSLSSKSKEDLGRTPEKDRRDRERDADKHKDKERYKDRSQQAKNSKPKTNDVDADKVKSKASLATRDAKPKEKRLVNDDLMQTSFERMLSLKDQEIEQWHRKHLEKIKQKERERLKQRPLADPGKPKTKDRTKSDPGLNKELNRSKSSDASDVHGRDKIPKDGASPRTMSLDGKSLPSLGAKVMSAVENCLTRSPRPESERGGFMSRSVSLVSVASSEDSCQATTLTSRHVEYDSDMNLETSDSQPAFLQSSLVIQATRSPLGPDKDCNSLPDVPQSNRTLLPGRHESPYLRAILDEDANSSTECKAVECQPKCSQPAEEPGTLGTRESSAETEEVLGSQQQCVNSVCDLAAERAGSPLVVLTVNKDPPSKSLNLLEDISSQTESTEQKAPPSCDPPVEKDVPGLIETSQAERSSRDSDKPWTPTACLLAEPLQLANTKGVQQIADSGAESTQQTEPGAPHVPDLQDEPLESADGADEESMETESFRAEGAGSPVPSTSAHIPGAAAGEALPGSGQTVPESKCSQDDTDASDRDGENLRPPGDTEAPCLDSETQQRDTALPASSDGASPGQKAEETTGQPQGAQKNDCEAAVSVITECPPVGDGALAECSSESTADAGGSEPMEALPADERPESSSAGEEQSQSAVQSAIQTDSNSSSSSSSSGSSSSGSSSSSSSSCNSSSSSTCSASGSCSPQSGDRDSDSSGARLKVRSADEDGDMHVAHPRKRKMPKAASSQPFPASQQEKERGQQSLAAIVDSVKLEEIQPYQTERANPYYEFLHIRRKIEEKRKVLCSVTPQPPQYYDEYVTFNGSYLLDGNPLSKLCIPTITPPPSLPEQLKEMFKQQEVVRMKLRLQHSIEREKLIVSNEQEVLRVHYRAARTLANQTLPFSACTVLLDAEVYNMPQDVQSDDGKTSVRDRFNARQFMSWLQDVDDKFDKLKTCLLMRQQHEAAALNAVQRLEWQLKLQELDPATYKSTSIFEIPEFYIPLVEVNDDFDLTPI from the exons ATGTACGCAG AAAAAGATGTACCAGACAAGAAGAAGGTGAAAAAGGAGTCTGGGGGCAAGAAGTCCCAGGCTCCCAACCTTTTGTTTGGGTATCCTCTGTCAGAGCGCAAACAGATGGCGCTCCTAATGCAGATGACTGCCAATAGTCCAG ACTCTACTCCCAGTCACCCCTCACAAACGACTCCTGTGCAGAAGAAAGTCCCCAGCAGCGCCTCATCTCGTCAGAAGGACAAAGTCAACAAGAGGAACGAGCGAGGGGAGACTCCCCTTCACATGGCGGCCATCAGGGGCGACGCCAAGCAAGTTAAAGAGCTCATTAGCCTAGGAGCTGACGTCAACGTCAAAGACTTTGCAG GTTGGACTCCTCTTCATGAAGCCTGTAATCTTGGTTATTACGACGTGGCCAAGGTCTTAATAGCAGCAGGTGCAGAAGTGAACACGCAGGGTCTGGATGACGACACGCCCCTCCACGATGCTTCTAGCAGCGGACATAAAGAT ATTGTGAAACTGCTGCTGCGCCACGGTGGCAACGCCTTCCAGGCGAACAAACGTGGCGAGCGGCCCGTGGATGTGGCTGACTctcaggagctggagaagctattgaagggagaggtgccactgTCGGACCAAGACGACACGTCTTCAG AATCTGAAGACCCGCTGTCCGTCAATCCCTCCAGTGTAGACGACAACTTGGAGGACTCCGATACCGAAAAAGACTCCGACGGTAAACCTGTCACGAAAGCATCATCGTCCGTTCCGGGGCTGGACGAGTACGAGTTcaaagacgaggaagaggaggaggatctcAGTAAAGCCCTGAACGACAGACACATTCTCCGGAGGGAACTCCGGCAGCGTGAGAAGGAAGAAAAGGACAGGAATCATGTGGCAGGAAAGCCGGGTGGAAAAGGGGATTCCACCCCAAAGTCCAAAAAGCAGAAGAGTTCCCGTGTCCACTGCAGCTCTGATACCTCCAGCGACGAAATGGAGAGCCTTCCGGACAAAAGGAGTTCCCCCACCTGCTCGCAAAGCTCCGAGAGCCTCAAGGCAGAACCCAGGTCTAAAAAGGAGAATACTGAGCAGAAAGACAAGGGCAAAGTCAAGAGGAAGAGCAAAAGCCAGAATAAGAACAAGGAAAACCAAGAGGACGGGAAGGAGAACAGCAAAACGTTGGTCCTCTCTCTCGCAACCGTGTCCGAGAGCACAGACAAGGGAAGGGAGGAAGACTCGTTCAAGATGTCTTTCAGTCCTAAAGATGACTCATCCGTCCACCTCTTCCATTTGTCGTCCATCAAGCCTCCAAAACTGAACCACAGCCTGACGGATAAACAAACGCCACTCAAACAGGAAAATACTAAGATGTGCATTTCCATCAGTGACAGCCCATGTCCGGTGGACGGTGTGAAATACAACCACTACGCACAGGCAGACTACTGCACGGAAGGCTCCAGCACCAAGGGCTGCAAGCACAAGGAGAAGAGCAAGCATCAGCAGAAGGACTCCAGTGGAGACGGGGACGATGGCCGCTTAAGTCCCGACCGAGACGGTAGCATAGGAAACAGCGTGGACGGCTCTGAAGGTGCCTTACGGAAGACCGACCTGGACGGCAAGGTGGTAAAGAAGCATAAGCTTAAACACAAGGAGAAGGACAAACACCGGAGGGAATACGAGGCAGATCGCAGCCACCACCGGCAGAAGGAGCCCAGGAAAGACGGCCACAGGAATTTGGAGTTTGACCGAGAGTTCTGGAAAGAGAATTTCTTCAAAAGTGATGAAACTGACGAACATCTGCCAGCGAGAAAGGAAGGTGACGACAACAGTTTAGTCCACAAGGCCGCCGATTCCTCCCCTGCCAAGGACGAGAGAAACGCGAAGGAGAAACACCCGGCCGGCAAGGAGAAGAGGCCGAGAGAGGAGCGAGAGAAGGACAAGGCGGTGAAAAAGGAGCGGAAGGAGGCTGCTGGTAAAGAGGAGAAGCTAAAGGACTCGAAGCCGAGTGAGCGTGACGAGCGGGCGGACTGCCTCGGCTCAGGGCGGATTCCTGACGATTTGCTGCAGAGCAACAGCATGAAAGAAGAGACGGAAGAGAAACCCATAAGTGGGATCACAGCTGATCAAGAACAGCTGGACTTCTCTGAAAAAGGCTCACGCGATAAAACTGACAAGAGGTTCCcgggaaaagagaaggattcagagaaaatggagaaaaggcATCCAGACAAGGAAAAGAAGGTTAAAGCGGAGCATGCTGACAAAGCTGAAGTTCAGAACTCAGTGGATCgctggaaggagaaagagagaaccgGAACCATTTCTTCCCACTCGCCTGGAGATAAAAACTACAAAGAGAACGAGAAGCTAAAATCTTTATCCACAACCAAAaagcacgaggacagcaggaaaaaTAAAGATAAGTTCGACAAGCGGTCAGATAGGCAGGACAGAGAATACGGCGCTGGGGATCACAGGGAAAAGGAGCGCACCAACTCTGACAAGAAAGGCAGATCTCTCGATAAGAGGACGGATCATGGCAGATCGGACCGCTCAAAAGAAAAGGACTGCGACCGGAAAAAGAGAGACAAATTAAAAGATGGCACTCTTTCCTCGAGCTCCAATCTCAAATCActtttagaagagaaaaagggaTATTTGTCCGAGAGTGTCAAGTCTCTATCCTCAAAATCCAAGGAAGACCTCGGGAGGACACCGGAGAAGGACCGCCGAGACCGCGAGCGAGACGCCGATAAACACAAGGACAAGGAGCGGTACAAAGACCGCTCCCAGCAGGCCAAAAACAGCAAGCCCAAAACCAACGACGTGGATGCGGACAAGGTCAAGTCCAAAGCCTCACTGGCAACACGAGACGCCAAGCCCAAAGAGAAGAGGCTTGTGAACGATGACTTGATGCAGACCAGCTTCGAGCGGATGCTCAGCCTCAAGGACCAGGAGATCGAACAGTGGCATCGGAAGCACCTGgagaaaatcaaacaaaaagagcGGGAGAGGCTTAAACAGCGGCCTCTGGCGGATCCAGGGAAGCCCAAGACGAAGGACCGGACGAAGTCTGATCCGGGCCTGAACAAGGAGCTCAATCGCTCAAAGAGCTCCGACGCCTCAGACGTCCACGGCCGAGATAAGATCCCGAAAGACGGCGCCAGCCCCAGGACGATGTCGCTCGACGGGAAAAGTCTGCCTTCTCTCGGCGCGAAGGTCATGTCGGCCGTGGAGAACTGTCTGACCAGGTCGCCCAGGCCGGAGAGCGAACGCGGGGGCTTCATGTCCAGGTCGGTGTCCCTAGTTTCTGTCGCCAGCTCGGAGGACTCTTGTCAGGCGACCACGTTGACCTCGCGGCACGTCGAGTACGACTCCGACATGAACCTGGAAACCTCGGACTCGCAGCCCGCCTTTCTCCAGTCTTCCCTCGTCATTCAAGCCACCAGGTCGCCGCTGGGTCCCGATAAAGATTGCAACAGTCTTCCAGATGTGCCGCAAAGTAATCGGACGCTGCTGCCCGGCAGGCACGAGTCCCCGTACCTCCGGGCCATCCTGGACGAGGATGCCAACTCGTCGACTGAATGTAAAGCCGTTGAGTGTCAGCCGAAATGCAGCCAGCCCGCCGAAGAGCCGGGAACCCTGGGAACACGAGAGAGCTCGGCGGAGACCGAAGAGGTCCTCGGCAGTCAACAACAATGCGTGAATTCAGTTTGCGATTTGGCCGCAGAGCGAGCAGGGAGCCCTTTGGTAGTTTTAACGGTAAACAAAGATCCTCCGAGTAAAAGCCTGAACCTTCTGGAGGACATTAGCTCTCAAACGGAGTCGACGGAGCAGAAAGCTCCTCCCTCTTGCGATCCTCCCGTTGAAAAGGACGTCCCGGGTCTAATCGAGACCTCCCAGGCAGAGCGCTCTAGCAGGGATTCAGATAAACCATGGACACCCACGGCCTGTCTGTTAGCGGAGCCGCTGCAGCTCGCCAACACTAAAGGCGTCCAGCAGATCGCTGATTCTGGAGCGGAGAGCACGCAGCAAACCGAACCGGGTGCCCCACACGTTCCTGACCTTCAAGACGAACCTCTGGAGAGTGCGGACGGAGCTGATGAAGAGAGTATGGAGACGGAGAGCTTCAGAGCAGAGGGCGCAGGAAGTCCCGTCCCCTCTACCAGTGCCCACATTCCCGGCGCAGCAGCAGGGGAGGCGCTGCCGGGCTCCGGACAAACCGTCCCGGAGTCCAAATGTTCCCAAGACGATACGGACGCAAGTGACAGAGACGGCGAGAATTTGAGGCCTCCCGGCGACACTGAGGCTCCGTGTCTCGACTCGGAGACGCAGCAAAGGGACACCGCACTCCCGGCGTCATCGGACGGCGCGAGCCCCGGACAAAAGGCAGAAGAGACGACCGGGCAGCCGCAGGGCGCGCAGAAGAACGACTGCGAGGCGGCCGTCTCCGTCATAACGGAGTGTCCCCCCGTCGGGGACGGCGCGCTCGCCGAGTGCTCCTCAGAATCGACGGCAGATGCCGGCGGCTCGGAGCCGATGGAGGCGCTGCCTGCTGACGAGCGACCCGAGTCCTCTTCAGCCGGAGAAGAGCAGAGTCAAAGCGCCGTCCAGTCCGCAATTCAGACCGACAgcaatagcagcagcagcagcagcagtagtggtAGCAGCAGTAGcggcagtagcagcagcagcagcagcagctgcaacagtagcagcagcagcacatgcagCGCCTCAGGGAGCTGCTCTCCGCAATCCGGAGACCGGGATTCCGATTCGTCCGGGGCAAGGTTGAAGGTTCGCTCGGCGGACGAGGACGGAGACATGCACGTCGCCCACCCGCGCAAGAGGAAGATGCCCAAAGCGGCGAGCTCGCAGCCGTTCCCCGCCAgccagcaggagaaggagagaggccAGCAGTCCCTGGCGGCCATTGTGGACTCTGTGAAGCTGGAGGAGATCCAGCCCTATCAGACGGAGAGGGCCAACCCGTACTATGAGTTCCTGCACATCCGGCGGAAGATCGAGGAGAAGCGCAAAGTGTTGTGCAGCGTCACCCCACAGCCGCCGCAGTATTATGATGAATATGTGACCTTCAACGGATCCTACCTCTTAGACGGAAACCCACTAAGCAAGCTCTGCATACCAACT ATAACTCCACCTCCATCATTACCGGAGCAGCTGAAGGAGATGTTCAAACAACAAGAGGTTGTCCGCATGAAACTACGGCTTCAACACAGCATTGAGAGG GAAAAGCTGATTGTTTCGAATGAACAGGAAGTCCTGCGTGTCCATTACCGGGCAGCGAGAACGTTGGCCAATCAGACGCTGCCGTTCAGTGCCTGCACGGTTTTACTGGACGCCGAAGTGTACAACATGCCTCAAGACGTCCAG AGTGACGATGGCAAGACGTCAGTCAGAGACCGATTCAACGCCAGGCAGTTCATGTCCTGGTTACAGGATGTCGATGACAAGTTTGACAAACTGAAG ACGTGTCTTCTGATGCGGCAGCAGCACGAGGCGGCGGCCCTGAACGCCGTGCAGCGTCTGGAGTGGCAGCTcaagctgcaggagctggaccCCGCCACCTACAAGTCCACCAGCATCTTTGAGATCCCAGAGTTCTACATCCCACTCGTGGAGGTCAACGACGACTTTGACCTCACTCCGATATGA